The proteins below are encoded in one region of Paenacidovorax monticola:
- a CDS encoding response regulator has translation MANVLVVDDSSTVRNELGDFLTKNGFKVAFATDGQDGLGKLRQDPGIKLVVCDVNMPHMDGLTMVEKVRGELRNTAVNIVMLTTENSPAMKERGKAAGIRGWIVKPFNGPAVLNTFKTLAGV, from the coding sequence ATGGCAAACGTACTCGTCGTCGATGATTCCAGCACCGTGCGCAACGAACTCGGCGACTTCCTCACCAAGAACGGCTTCAAGGTGGCCTTCGCCACCGACGGGCAGGACGGCCTGGGCAAGCTGCGCCAGGACCCTGGCATCAAGCTCGTGGTCTGCGACGTGAACATGCCCCACATGGACGGGCTCACCATGGTGGAGAAGGTGCGCGGCGAGCTGCGCAACACCGCCGTGAACATCGTCATGCTGACCACCGAGAACTCCCCCGCGATGAAGGAACGCGGCAAGGCCGCCGGCATCCGCGGCTGGATCGTCAAGCCCTTCAACGGGCCAGCCGTGCTGAACACGTTCAAGACACTGGCAGGGGTCTGA
- a CDS encoding methyl-accepting chemotaxis protein, with product MDMLISFAGGAVACALVLGWWLARRHAPEPIVIDEGPALREANADLQARIELLQDALQQAEQALQAAQQSLPRELHALECSAQARTDALVGSALAHTNTLSASLTELQGISKTFERWHADMSQLVAHNKDMHRKNDEFARIVSQMVIVALNASIEAARAGLVGQGFAVVASEMRSLSVRAEALSKHYRDHLYQNDLIATTVFQDMQAGGKMVINAAIGLELTNHKVQAALHA from the coding sequence ATGGACATGCTGATCTCTTTCGCTGGCGGCGCCGTGGCCTGCGCCCTGGTGCTGGGCTGGTGGCTGGCGCGCCGCCACGCCCCCGAGCCCATCGTCATCGACGAAGGCCCCGCGCTGCGCGAGGCCAACGCCGACCTGCAGGCGCGCATCGAGCTGCTGCAGGACGCGCTGCAGCAGGCCGAGCAGGCCCTGCAGGCCGCGCAGCAGAGCCTGCCGCGCGAGCTGCACGCGCTGGAATGCAGCGCGCAGGCCCGCACCGACGCGCTCGTCGGCAGCGCCCTCGCGCACACGAACACGTTGTCGGCCTCGCTCACCGAGCTGCAGGGCATCAGCAAGACCTTCGAGCGCTGGCACGCCGACATGAGCCAGCTCGTGGCCCACAACAAGGACATGCACCGCAAGAACGACGAGTTCGCGCGCATCGTGTCGCAGATGGTCATCGTGGCGCTGAACGCCTCCATCGAGGCCGCCCGCGCGGGGCTGGTGGGCCAGGGCTTCGCCGTGGTGGCCAGCGAGATGCGCTCGCTGTCCGTGCGCGCCGAGGCGCTCTCCAAGCACTACCGCGACCACCTCTACCAGAACGACCTGATCGCCACGACGGTCTTCCAGGACATGCAGGCCGGCGGCAAGATGGTCATCAACGCGGCCATCGGCCTGGAGCTGACCAACCACAAAGTCCAGGCGGCACTGCACGCATGA
- the exaC gene encoding acetaldehyde dehydrogenase ExaC has protein sequence MTVYAAPGAAGAKIAYKAQYDNFIGGRFVAPVKGQYFDVVTPVSGKVYTRAARSTAEDIELALDAAHAASDAWGKTSAAERANILLKIADRIEANLEVLAYAETVDNGKAIRETLNADIPLTVDHFRYFAGCVRAQEGALSHIDETTVAYHIQEPLGVVGQIIPWNFPILMAAWKLAPALGAGNCVVLKPAESTPISILVLVELIADLLPPGVLNIVNGFGREAGMPLATSKRIAKIAFTGSTSTGRVIAQAAANNLIPATLELGGKSPNIFFADVMNKDDAFLDKAVEGLVLFAFNQGEVCTCPSRALIQESIYDRFMERVLQRVAAIRHANPLDTDSMMGAQASKEQLTKILSYLDLGKQEGAEVLAGGGQAHLGGELEGGYYVQPTLFKGHNKMRIFQEEIFGPVLAVTTFKDEAEALAIANDTLYGLGAGVWSRNGNVAYRMGRAIKAGRVWTNCYHAYPAHAAFGGYKESGIGRETHKMMLDHYQQTKNLLVSYSENKLGFF, from the coding sequence ATGACCGTTTACGCAGCCCCCGGCGCCGCTGGCGCCAAGATTGCCTACAAGGCCCAGTACGACAACTTCATCGGCGGCAGGTTCGTCGCGCCCGTCAAGGGGCAGTACTTCGACGTGGTCACGCCCGTGAGCGGCAAGGTCTACACGCGGGCCGCGCGCTCCACGGCCGAGGACATCGAGCTGGCGCTCGATGCCGCCCATGCCGCCAGCGACGCCTGGGGCAAGACCAGTGCCGCCGAGCGCGCCAACATCCTGCTGAAGATCGCGGACCGCATCGAGGCCAACCTGGAGGTGCTGGCCTATGCCGAGACCGTTGACAACGGCAAGGCCATCCGCGAGACGCTGAACGCCGACATTCCGCTGACGGTGGACCATTTCCGCTATTTCGCGGGCTGCGTGCGCGCGCAGGAAGGCGCGCTGAGCCACATCGACGAGACCACGGTGGCCTATCACATCCAGGAGCCGCTGGGCGTGGTGGGGCAGATCATTCCGTGGAACTTCCCCATCCTGATGGCGGCCTGGAAGCTCGCGCCCGCGCTGGGCGCTGGCAACTGCGTGGTGCTCAAGCCGGCCGAGTCCACGCCCATCAGCATCCTGGTGCTGGTGGAGCTGATCGCCGACCTGCTGCCGCCGGGCGTGCTGAACATCGTCAATGGCTTCGGGCGCGAGGCGGGCATGCCGCTGGCCACGAGCAAGCGCATCGCCAAGATCGCGTTCACGGGCTCCACCTCCACGGGCCGCGTGATCGCCCAGGCGGCGGCCAACAACCTGATCCCGGCCACGCTGGAGCTGGGCGGCAAGTCGCCCAACATCTTCTTCGCCGACGTGATGAACAAGGACGATGCCTTCCTCGACAAGGCCGTCGAGGGCCTGGTGCTGTTCGCCTTCAACCAGGGCGAGGTCTGCACCTGCCCCAGCCGCGCGCTGATCCAGGAGAGCATCTACGACCGCTTCATGGAGCGCGTGCTTCAGCGCGTGGCAGCGATCCGGCATGCCAACCCGCTGGATACCGACAGCATGATGGGCGCGCAGGCCAGCAAGGAACAGCTCACCAAGATCCTGTCGTACCTAGACCTGGGCAAGCAGGAGGGCGCCGAGGTGCTGGCCGGCGGCGGCCAGGCCCACCTGGGCGGCGAGCTGGAGGGCGGCTACTACGTACAGCCCACGCTGTTCAAGGGCCACAACAAGATGCGCATCTTCCAGGAGGAAATCTTCGGCCCCGTGCTGGCCGTGACCACCTTCAAGGACGAGGCCGAGGCCCTGGCGATTGCCAACGACACGCTCTACGGCCTGGGCGCGGGCGTGTGGAGCCGCAACGGCAACGTGGCCTACCGCATGGGCCGCGCCATCAAGGCCGGGCGCGTGTGGACCAACTGCTACCACGCCTACCCCGCACATGCGGCTTTTGGCGGCTACAAGGAGTCGGGCATCGGCCGCGAAACCCACAAGATGATGCTGGACCACTACCAGCAGACCAAGAACCTGCTGGTGAGCTACAGCGAGAACAAGCTGGGCTTCTTCTGA
- a CDS encoding DUF779 domain-containing protein — MVDRVTATPAALALIAELQAEHGPVMFHQSGGCCDNSAANCYLPTDLTIGTQDVLLGHVGGAPFYIGKYQYEYWSHTQLILDVIEGQGGTFSLEGSTGRAFHTRSRLFTDAEWAEVQALVARDLT, encoded by the coding sequence ATGGTCGATAGAGTGACCGCCACGCCGGCCGCGCTGGCGCTGATCGCCGAACTCCAGGCCGAGCACGGCCCCGTGATGTTCCACCAGTCCGGCGGCTGCTGCGACAACAGCGCCGCCAACTGCTACCTGCCCACCGACCTGACGATCGGCACCCAGGACGTGCTGCTGGGGCATGTGGGCGGGGCGCCGTTCTATATCGGCAAGTACCAGTACGAGTATTGGAGCCATACGCAGCTCATCCTCGATGTGATCGAGGGGCAGGGCGGCACGTTCTCGCTGGAGGGGAGCACGGGCCGGGCGTTCCACACGCGCTCGCGGCTGTTCACCGACGCGGAGTGGGCCGAGGTGCAGGCCCTGGTGGCCCGCGACCTGACCTGA